One window of Burkholderia thailandensis E264 genomic DNA carries:
- a CDS encoding type VI secretion system Vgr family protein has translation MDLVAALTGYSQTTRHIRIDTAMPGAFVVERFHGREGVNESFRFEIDVLSSEPFLDLTPLIGHAARLRLATGAGERSWNGYVTHAAYADSDGEITRYRITMESWLALLRLRRNCLYFVDVDTKDICERVFGDYPEARRRYELTEPLRNFSLRGQYRETDDAFVLRQLAEAGLSFRIEHAQDAGKEASGDHTVAVFDRRAEFPRGSTIAYNLQDVGDPDGVITQFSERHQMVPDRVVATSWKADELLALAGHAQQQPDDKAPVLPVREIYDGQRAGRFDTIDDAQRFAEQRLDALRLPKRVHYGAGSSRTLEIGKVHTLAGYLDGAITFVPLSIEHEAVNNLGADIGALLGRGELDKGLYRNRFVAVPEGTPIVPLHRDRPIVHGVQTAIVVGEPGSRVSSTRDHQVRVQFPWMRGAAPLPGGLTDTASRSNPAGHAPGDHRSGVLVRVAESSAGPNFGHAFTPRVGAEVVIGFESGNIDMPVVLGQVYGGRVQPPFAAGEGSDANHPGTLTGLQTQTLDGQSGSRWVMDDAAGQLRHELSNSTANSRLAQGYLIDQQGSTRGAYRGEGFELATQGWGVVRAGEGVLVSSTARRLATSTQMDVAESVGQLKQAVRTAQGMSESAAAAHAGGLAANAAQADFLKAIDPAQDGKYTGAVNGQSATKSSGAQRDGGEPVERFAAPAVLMESPENIVLTTPHSAVSYAAQHVHLTAQRDAHVAAAATVAAASGDAVSLYAAAGGLRAIASDGPVSVEAHTSAMEILADQSVRITSTDDRIDVLAKDAIVLQQGPNRITLKGGDITVETPGQFLVKSGAHPFPGPAAQSVSLPPLPVPAPLALFDEQIRFVNENGEPLGNVAYKLKLADGSTVSGVTDDNGRTERVSTDGPTAIQSATLTPTQVVDCCGRTSDVPPPAVKVDIKGIGTNDTLVGSSEKSVTVKGESRPLTEGEIEMAKTVFQDSIDYSAVRVHKGSYFWFNLQSKHTAVTPNNTMYFREEDFVEDFSIVSEEYPRRGWFMHEMTHVWQHQRGYAVRWHALTVTIRGESAYRYEIEPGQVFSDFNMEQQGNLVSDYFALIVVDNRAELIHAQPGSKNQLRQVLAPLLQDPKDASNLPK, from the coding sequence ATGGATTTAGTCGCCGCATTGACGGGCTATTCTCAAACCACCCGCCACATCCGGATCGACACTGCGATGCCGGGCGCGTTCGTGGTCGAACGTTTCCATGGGCGCGAGGGCGTCAACGAATCGTTCCGCTTCGAGATCGACGTGCTGTCGAGCGAGCCGTTTCTCGATCTGACGCCGCTCATCGGCCACGCGGCGCGGCTGCGTCTCGCGACGGGGGCGGGCGAACGGAGCTGGAACGGCTACGTGACGCACGCGGCCTACGCGGACAGCGACGGCGAGATCACTCGCTATCGCATCACGATGGAGTCGTGGCTCGCGCTGCTGCGCCTGCGCCGCAATTGCCTGTATTTCGTCGACGTCGACACGAAGGACATCTGCGAGCGTGTGTTCGGCGACTATCCGGAAGCGCGCCGGCGCTACGAGCTGACGGAGCCGTTGCGCAACTTCAGCCTGCGCGGCCAGTACCGGGAGACCGACGACGCGTTCGTGTTGCGCCAGCTTGCCGAAGCCGGCCTGTCGTTCAGGATCGAGCATGCGCAGGATGCAGGCAAGGAAGCGTCGGGCGATCACACGGTCGCCGTGTTCGATCGTCGCGCGGAATTTCCGCGCGGCAGCACGATCGCGTACAACCTGCAGGACGTCGGCGATCCGGACGGCGTGATCACGCAATTCTCCGAACGCCATCAGATGGTGCCGGACCGGGTCGTCGCGACGAGCTGGAAGGCGGACGAATTGCTCGCGCTCGCGGGGCACGCGCAGCAGCAGCCTGACGACAAGGCGCCCGTGCTGCCCGTGCGCGAAATCTACGACGGCCAGCGCGCGGGCCGCTTCGATACGATCGACGACGCGCAGCGCTTCGCCGAGCAGCGGCTCGACGCGCTGCGCCTGCCGAAGCGGGTCCACTATGGCGCGGGCTCGTCGCGCACGCTCGAGATCGGCAAGGTCCATACGCTCGCCGGTTATCTGGACGGTGCGATCACGTTCGTGCCGCTGTCAATCGAGCACGAGGCGGTCAACAATCTCGGCGCCGACATCGGCGCGCTGCTCGGGCGCGGCGAGCTCGACAAGGGGCTGTACCGCAACCGCTTCGTCGCGGTACCCGAGGGCACGCCGATCGTGCCGTTGCATCGCGATCGGCCGATCGTGCACGGCGTGCAGACCGCGATCGTCGTCGGCGAGCCCGGCAGCCGCGTCAGCAGCACGCGCGATCATCAGGTGCGCGTGCAGTTTCCGTGGATGCGCGGCGCAGCTCCGCTGCCCGGCGGCCTGACCGACACGGCGAGCCGCTCGAATCCGGCCGGGCACGCGCCGGGCGATCATCGCTCGGGCGTGCTCGTGCGCGTTGCCGAATCGTCGGCCGGGCCGAATTTCGGGCATGCGTTCACGCCGCGCGTCGGCGCGGAAGTGGTGATCGGCTTCGAGTCGGGCAACATCGACATGCCCGTCGTGCTCGGCCAGGTCTACGGCGGGCGCGTGCAGCCGCCGTTCGCGGCGGGCGAAGGCAGCGACGCGAACCATCCGGGCACGCTGACCGGCCTGCAGACACAAACGCTCGATGGCCAGTCCGGCAGCCGCTGGGTGATGGACGACGCTGCGGGACAACTGCGGCACGAACTGAGCAACTCGACCGCGAACAGCCGGCTCGCGCAGGGTTATCTGATCGATCAGCAGGGCTCGACGCGCGGCGCGTATCGCGGCGAAGGCTTCGAGCTTGCGACCCAGGGATGGGGCGTCGTGCGTGCGGGCGAAGGCGTGCTCGTATCGAGCACCGCGCGGCGGCTCGCGACGTCGACGCAGATGGATGTCGCGGAAAGCGTCGGACAACTGAAGCAGGCGGTGCGGACCGCGCAGGGCATGAGCGAATCCGCCGCCGCGGCGCATGCGGGCGGGTTGGCCGCCAATGCCGCGCAGGCGGATTTCCTGAAGGCGATCGATCCGGCGCAGGACGGCAAGTACACGGGCGCGGTCAACGGGCAGAGCGCGACGAAGTCGAGCGGCGCCCAGCGTGACGGCGGCGAGCCGGTCGAGCGCTTCGCCGCGCCGGCGGTGCTGATGGAGTCGCCGGAGAACATCGTGTTGACGACGCCGCACAGCGCCGTATCGTATGCGGCGCAGCACGTGCATTTGACCGCGCAGCGCGATGCGCACGTGGCGGCCGCCGCGACGGTCGCGGCCGCGTCAGGCGATGCGGTGAGCCTGTACGCCGCCGCGGGCGGCCTCAGGGCAATCGCGAGCGACGGGCCGGTGAGCGTCGAGGCGCATACGTCGGCGATGGAGATTCTCGCGGATCAGTCGGTGCGCATCACGTCGACCGACGATCGCATCGACGTGCTCGCGAAGGACGCAATCGTGCTGCAGCAGGGGCCGAACCGGATCACGCTGAAGGGCGGCGACATCACGGTCGAGACGCCGGGGCAGTTCCTCGTGAAGTCGGGCGCGCATCCGTTTCCGGGGCCGGCGGCGCAGAGCGTTTCGCTGCCGCCGCTGCCGGTTCCCGCGCCGCTCGCGCTGTTCGACGAACAGATTCGCTTCGTCAACGAAAACGGCGAGCCGCTCGGCAACGTCGCGTACAAGCTGAAGCTTGCCGATGGCTCGACCGTGTCGGGCGTGACCGACGACAACGGGAGAACCGAGCGCGTGTCGACGGACGGGCCGACGGCGATCCAGTCGGCGACGCTCACGCCGACGCAGGTCGTCGACTGCTGCGGGCGAACGTCGGATGTGCCGCCGCCGGCGGTGAAGGTCGACATCAAGGGCATCGGCACCAACGACACGCTGGTGGGCAGCTCGGAGAAATCGGTCACGGTCAAGGGTGAGAGCCGGCCGCTGACTGAAGGCGAGATCGAGATGGCGAAAACCGTGTTTCAGGACAGCATCGATTACAGCGCGGTGCGCGTGCACAAGGGCAGCTATTTCTGGTTCAACTTGCAGAGCAAGCATACGGCCGTGACGCCGAACAATACGATGTATTTCCGCGAAGAGGATTTCGTGGAGGACTTTTCGATTGTCAGCGAGGAGTATCCGAGGCGGGGTTGGTTCATGCACGAAATGACGCACGTTTGGCAACATCAACGAGGATATGCCGTACGCTGGCATGCGCTCACCGTGACGATTCGCGGCGAGAGCGCGTATCGGTACGAAATCGAGCCCGGGCAAGTCTTCAGCGACTTCAATATGGAGCAGCAAGGCAATCTTGTATCAGACTACTTTGCGCTCATTGTCGTGGACAATCGAGCTGAATTGATTCATGCGCAACCAGGAAGCAAGAATCAACTTCGCCAAGTGCTGGCCCCACTTCTACAGGATCCCAAGGATGCATCGAATCTTCCGAAATAG
- a CDS encoding T6SS phospholipase effector Tle1-like catalytic domain-containing protein, translating to MNFRFAPAERPDIGVVTKEEKDAILRRLHDDDGMSCCKTLHIGIFFDGTRNNAERDKSGHKHSNVARLRDAFPQDRYHKSIYVAGVGTPFSSEIGDYGIGLQAVAGASAGWAGEGRINWALLQIHNAVHECAFRVGLSTALGVDDKNLVKLMSLDMNFKGIDLGGNAPQPGSTGDIKSRSSPGIGALKLIAAEQYGAELTWDKDTNWSQLKDDLDSSKWAAAVRAWDGRRRKILGDRRAQLKARVGDMLVKGKPRIQRIRLYVFGFSRGAAEARTFSNWLVDALESDFSLCGVPVSYDFLGIFDTVASVGIAQSAAATLFDGHGGWARKELMAVPHYVRRCVHMVAAHEPRGSFPLDLIDCSLEGREEIVYPGVHSDVGGGYGPAEQGRGRGDADKLSQVPLVDMYRAARIAGVPLDIQGPGITSEAADVFKISAGLKQAFTAYVKASEGYYYAKEHGTAGLMRAHYGLYLRWRRMRLKDMSLQPSFKAAQANCPQDAMDIDSANKELRAEWEDLLEIEKEGGPSVAHYAKKFGAKVARDNPKIVASVSAVLLPGVIVFSTRPEVIYGVRKAGDRVTELVRAQLQEKWEQWQQVRSDWNMGPPEAPISALYDNYMHDSRAWFKPLGDDDDVWNYKQIQELKSKQASFEREHAAWRKRAETGAPGPWQIAQAMSAGASGLGPIAMQPEPEPRSPLTAQQADLLKRYDAAMQSAKQARAAKDPNAPTDSAVLTDPKVTGGLALQTSGREFYFLWGFLRWRTVFVNGVRWDQPRVPTVQEEMEGMRMQMQRQVDMKGIGVLFQ from the coding sequence ATGAATTTTCGCTTTGCTCCGGCCGAACGCCCCGACATAGGCGTTGTGACGAAAGAAGAAAAGGACGCGATTCTTCGGCGGCTTCATGACGACGATGGTATGAGTTGTTGTAAAACTCTTCACATCGGAATTTTCTTCGACGGTACGCGTAACAACGCGGAAAGGGACAAGTCAGGGCATAAGCACAGTAACGTGGCTCGCCTTCGGGACGCGTTTCCTCAAGATCGATATCACAAGTCCATTTACGTCGCTGGGGTAGGGACACCTTTCTCAAGCGAAATCGGTGATTATGGTATCGGACTTCAAGCCGTGGCTGGCGCATCTGCCGGATGGGCTGGCGAAGGACGTATTAACTGGGCCTTATTGCAAATCCATAATGCAGTGCACGAATGTGCTTTCCGTGTTGGTCTTAGTACCGCGCTCGGGGTGGACGACAAGAATTTGGTGAAGTTGATGAGCCTAGACATGAACTTCAAGGGCATCGACCTGGGTGGAAATGCTCCCCAACCTGGTAGTACAGGTGACATTAAATCGCGATCGAGCCCTGGCATCGGTGCGCTCAAGTTGATCGCGGCCGAACAGTACGGCGCGGAGTTGACGTGGGACAAGGATACGAACTGGTCCCAGTTAAAGGATGATCTGGATTCGTCGAAATGGGCGGCGGCTGTGCGGGCGTGGGACGGTAGACGCCGCAAGATTTTGGGCGATCGTCGTGCGCAGTTGAAGGCGCGGGTCGGCGACATGCTTGTTAAGGGCAAGCCGAGAATCCAGCGCATTCGCCTTTATGTGTTTGGATTTTCGCGGGGTGCAGCGGAAGCTCGCACGTTTTCGAATTGGCTTGTCGATGCACTCGAATCCGATTTCAGCCTGTGTGGTGTTCCCGTCTCGTACGATTTCCTTGGAATTTTCGATACTGTCGCGTCAGTCGGCATTGCGCAGAGCGCCGCCGCGACACTTTTCGATGGGCACGGCGGTTGGGCGCGTAAGGAATTAATGGCGGTGCCGCACTATGTCCGCCGCTGCGTGCATATGGTCGCTGCGCATGAGCCGCGCGGCTCGTTTCCGCTCGATCTGATCGACTGTTCGTTGGAAGGGCGAGAGGAAATTGTGTATCCCGGCGTTCACTCAGATGTGGGGGGTGGTTACGGACCAGCCGAGCAGGGACGAGGACGAGGCGATGCCGATAAGTTGTCGCAAGTTCCACTCGTTGACATGTATAGAGCGGCACGTATCGCCGGCGTACCGCTCGATATACAAGGACCGGGCATCACGTCGGAAGCGGCCGATGTATTTAAGATCTCCGCTGGACTCAAGCAAGCCTTTACTGCCTATGTCAAGGCAAGTGAGGGCTACTATTACGCGAAGGAGCATGGGACAGCGGGTTTGATGCGAGCTCATTATGGTTTGTATCTGCGCTGGCGCAGGATGCGTCTCAAGGATATGAGCTTGCAGCCGAGTTTCAAGGCTGCGCAGGCGAATTGTCCGCAAGACGCTATGGATATCGACAGTGCGAATAAGGAATTAAGGGCGGAATGGGAAGATCTGCTGGAGATTGAAAAGGAGGGAGGCCCGAGTGTGGCCCATTATGCAAAGAAGTTTGGAGCGAAAGTGGCTCGAGACAATCCTAAAATTGTCGCATCCGTCTCGGCCGTTCTTTTGCCGGGGGTCATCGTCTTCAGTACTCGTCCTGAAGTTATTTACGGGGTGAGAAAGGCCGGTGATCGCGTGACAGAACTAGTCCGCGCCCAGCTTCAAGAAAAATGGGAGCAATGGCAGCAAGTCCGCAGCGACTGGAACATGGGCCCGCCCGAAGCGCCGATCAGCGCGCTGTACGACAACTACATGCACGACTCGCGAGCATGGTTCAAGCCGCTCGGCGATGACGACGACGTCTGGAACTACAAGCAGATCCAGGAGCTGAAGTCGAAGCAAGCGAGCTTCGAGCGCGAGCACGCCGCATGGAGAAAACGCGCCGAAACGGGCGCGCCGGGGCCGTGGCAGATCGCGCAGGCGATGAGTGCGGGGGCGTCCGGACTCGGGCCGATCGCAATGCAGCCCGAACCCGAACCCCGCTCCCCGCTCACCGCCCAGCAAGCCGATTTGCTCAAGCGCTACGACGCCGCGATGCAGTCCGCGAAGCAGGCGCGCGCCGCGAAGGACCCGAACGCGCCGACGGACAGCGCCGTGCTCACCGATCCGAAAGTGACGGGCGGCCTCGCGTTGCAAACCAGCGGCCGCGAGTTCTATTTCCTGTGGGGCTTCCTGCGCTGGCGAACCGTGTTCGTGAACGGCGTGCGCTGGGACCAGCCGCGCGTGCCGACAGTGCAGGAGGAAATGGAGGGCATGCGCATGCAGATGCAACGCCAGGTCGACATGAAGGGCATCGGCGTACTGTTCCAATGA
- a CDS encoding DUF3304 domain-containing protein: MNLHFGSMKIFIRLAVFLMVFLVSTGCSRAIDHSSENAIAGNESVAQSGDDMMSLKLDALNYTDIPVGTFYVDGVWGGNVFSRIGSGGGGITCCVSLPKKWHPGLSVTVEWRNDEMYKKNPESVASRTVPVEKYGEFTGGYLWVLFFPGEGIKVYATPWLPGAADFPEGLQAPSEACPGDFTLLNSDSRCKNPDKRIKP, translated from the coding sequence ATGAATTTGCATTTCGGCTCGATGAAGATTTTTATCAGACTGGCGGTATTTCTGATGGTGTTTCTTGTGAGCACAGGTTGTTCGCGCGCGATAGATCATTCGTCCGAGAATGCCATCGCGGGAAATGAGTCGGTTGCGCAGTCGGGCGACGACATGATGAGTTTGAAGCTGGATGCGCTCAATTATACGGACATACCTGTTGGAACTTTTTACGTTGATGGCGTATGGGGTGGTAACGTGTTTTCCCGGATCGGAAGTGGTGGCGGGGGCATCACCTGCTGTGTGTCTTTGCCAAAAAAGTGGCATCCGGGGCTTAGTGTCACGGTGGAGTGGCGTAACGACGAGATGTATAAGAAAAACCCGGAATCGGTGGCTAGTAGAACTGTGCCAGTGGAAAAATACGGCGAATTTACGGGCGGATACCTGTGGGTTCTGTTCTTCCCGGGTGAAGGAATCAAGGTATATGCAACACCGTGGCTTCCGGGGGCTGCAGACTTTCCCGAGGGGCTGCAAGCGCCAAGTGAGGCATGTCCAGGAGATTTTACCTTGCTGAACAGTGATTCACGATGCAAGAATCCTGACAAAAGGATCAAGCCATGA
- a CDS encoding DUF3304 domain-containing protein: MCLLALPGSVAACSRAMSDVSSRAGGKGAAVSQAGDDTMSLKLNALNYTDVPIGVFYVDGTWGSTVPSRIGSGGGQIICCVSLPSKWHPGLTVTLRWQDDTLYKKDPDAMASRVVSVEKCDHFSDGFLWVVLFPNDRIKVYASQWMPGFPGFPEGLQAPDSVCPEHFTRLNDGPRCPHPDKRIKS; the protein is encoded by the coding sequence ATGTGCTTGCTTGCGCTGCCGGGCAGTGTTGCGGCGTGCTCGCGTGCGATGAGCGATGTGTCGTCGCGGGCGGGCGGGAAAGGCGCGGCGGTGTCGCAGGCGGGCGACGACACGATGAGTCTGAAGCTGAATGCGTTGAACTACACGGATGTGCCGATCGGCGTGTTTTACGTAGACGGTACGTGGGGCAGTACTGTTCCGTCGCGTATAGGTAGCGGTGGAGGGCAAATTATCTGCTGCGTGTCTCTGCCAAGTAAGTGGCATCCCGGCCTGACTGTAACGTTGCGGTGGCAAGACGACACGCTGTACAAGAAGGACCCGGACGCGATGGCGAGCCGGGTGGTTTCCGTCGAGAAGTGCGACCATTTCTCCGACGGATTTCTATGGGTGGTGTTGTTCCCGAATGACAGGATCAAGGTGTACGCATCGCAATGGATGCCCGGTTTTCCTGGGTTCCCGGAAGGGCTGCAGGCGCCGGATAGCGTGTGTCCGGAGCATTTCACGCGGCTGAACGACGGCCCACGCTGCCCTCATCCCGATAAGAGAATCAAGTCATGA
- a CDS encoding T6SS phospholipase effector Tle1-like catalytic domain-containing protein yields MSYRFASADRFDANFVTKDEQDAILRRLREDDAMTCCKTLHIGIFFDGTRNNADRDRSARKESNVARLHAAFPIDQYHQAIYVAGVGTPFVEQIGDFGVGLQAAAGAAAGWAGEGRINWALLWIHDILHAYVHGQTLTAALGKSHEGLVKSMSLDMNFKGINLGGTSPKPGSIGDIKLRANSGVGALKLIAAEQNGVELTWDLDSNWAQLKNELDSSKWNEAVQEWDTKRRKVLLDRRAQLKERIGDLLVKGKPKLQRIRLYVFGFSRGAAEARTFSNWLADALDPDFSLCGVPVSYDFLGIFDTVASVGIAQSAAATLFDGHGGWGRKELMAVPHYVRRCVHMVAAHEPRGSFPLDLIDCSMDGREEIVYPGVHSDVGGGYGPGEQGRGRDDTDKLSQVPLLDMYREARKAGVPLDINGPGIGADVSASFKISAGLKQAFAAYVKKSENYYYEKDHGTPGLMRCHYGLYLRWRKMRLKDMHAQPSFKAAQAGYPQDAADVGSANAELKEEWDDLLEVEKAGGPTITRYVKKFVTKWAGENPKTAAVVSTSLLPAAVAAEVFVPGVSAATVLFGDKVVKLVQAQLMEKWEQWQQVRSDWNMGPPEPAISTLYDNYVHDSRAWFKPLGDDDDVWNHKQIQELKTKQAGFERSHAAWKKRVEMGMPSPLQVTQAMGVGSTGLGPVGGLPPEPEPRSPLTAQQADLLKRYDAAMQSAKQARAAKDPNAPTDSAVLTDPKVTGGLALQTSGREFYFLWGFLRWRTVFVNGVRWDQPRVPTVQEEMEGMRMQMQRQVDMKGIGVLFQ; encoded by the coding sequence ATGAGCTACCGTTTCGCATCCGCTGACCGATTCGATGCTAATTTCGTTACGAAAGACGAGCAGGACGCGATTTTGCGGAGGTTGCGTGAAGATGATGCTATGACTTGTTGTAAGACATTGCATATCGGAATTTTCTTCGATGGTACGCGTAACAATGCTGATCGTGATAGGAGCGCGCGAAAGGAAAGCAATGTGGCACGGCTTCACGCCGCGTTCCCAATAGATCAATATCACCAAGCGATTTACGTTGCTGGAGTCGGTACGCCTTTTGTTGAGCAGATTGGTGATTTCGGTGTTGGCCTACAGGCGGCCGCAGGGGCTGCGGCAGGTTGGGCGGGGGAAGGGCGAATTAACTGGGCGCTACTTTGGATTCACGATATTTTGCATGCGTATGTTCACGGTCAGACGTTAACGGCGGCGTTAGGAAAGAGCCACGAGGGACTCGTAAAGTCGATGAGCCTCGATATGAATTTTAAGGGCATCAACCTTGGCGGAACGTCGCCTAAGCCGGGAAGCATCGGCGATATCAAATTGCGTGCCAATTCTGGTGTGGGGGCGCTCAAGCTGATTGCTGCCGAACAGAATGGTGTCGAGCTGACTTGGGATTTAGATTCGAATTGGGCGCAGCTCAAAAACGAGTTGGATTCGTCGAAGTGGAATGAGGCAGTGCAAGAATGGGACACCAAGCGCCGCAAGGTATTGCTCGATCGTCGTGCCCAGTTAAAAGAGCGTATCGGTGATCTGCTGGTCAAGGGAAAACCGAAGCTGCAACGCATTCGGCTATACGTATTCGGATTTTCGCGCGGCGCAGCGGAGGCTCGCACTTTCTCGAACTGGCTTGCTGACGCGCTCGATCCCGATTTCAGTTTGTGCGGAGTGCCGGTTTCATACGATTTTCTCGGCATTTTTGATACGGTCGCATCGGTCGGTATCGCCCAGAGCGCCGCCGCAACGTTATTCGATGGACATGGAGGATGGGGGCGCAAGGAGTTGATGGCCGTGCCGCATTATGTGCGGCGTTGCGTGCACATGGTGGCGGCACATGAACCTCGTGGATCATTTCCGCTCGATCTTATCGATTGTTCGATGGACGGTCGTGAGGAGATTGTCTACCCGGGTGTTCACTCGGACGTCGGCGGCGGCTATGGGCCGGGCGAACAGGGGCGCGGTCGGGACGATACCGACAAACTTTCGCAAGTCCCGCTGCTTGATATGTACCGGGAAGCGCGTAAGGCAGGGGTGCCGTTGGATATCAACGGGCCGGGTATCGGCGCGGACGTCAGCGCTTCATTTAAGATTTCAGCAGGACTAAAGCAAGCTTTCGCCGCCTACGTAAAAAAAAGTGAGAACTATTATTACGAGAAAGATCACGGCACGCCGGGCCTAATGCGTTGCCATTACGGCTTGTATCTTCGGTGGCGCAAGATGCGGCTCAAGGACATGCATGCACAGCCAAGCTTCAAGGCTGCGCAGGCAGGCTATCCGCAAGATGCAGCGGATGTGGGCAGTGCGAACGCGGAGTTGAAGGAGGAGTGGGACGATCTGCTGGAGGTCGAGAAGGCTGGTGGCCCGACAATCACCCGATATGTAAAGAAGTTTGTTACGAAATGGGCCGGCGAGAATCCGAAAACGGCCGCCGTCGTCTCCACGTCTCTACTTCCGGCCGCGGTCGCTGCTGAAGTTTTTGTTCCGGGCGTTAGCGCTGCGACGGTTCTATTTGGCGACAAAGTGGTGAAACTGGTACAAGCCCAACTCATGGAGAAGTGGGAGCAGTGGCAACAAGTTCGCAGCGACTGGAACATGGGGCCGCCTGAACCTGCGATCAGCACGCTCTACGACAACTACGTGCACGACTCCCGCGCATGGTTCAAGCCGCTCGGCGACGATGACGACGTGTGGAACCATAAGCAGATTCAGGAACTCAAGACCAAGCAAGCTGGCTTTGAACGCTCCCATGCGGCCTGGAAAAAGCGTGTCGAAATGGGCATGCCGAGCCCGTTGCAGGTTACACAGGCAATGGGCGTAGGTTCCACAGGATTGGGGCCCGTCGGCGGGCTTCCGCCCGAACCCGAACCCCGCTCCCCACTCACCGCCCAGCAAGCCGATTTGCTCAAGCGCTACGACGCCGCGATGCAGTCCGCGAAGCAGGCGCGCGCCGCGAAGGACCCGAACGCGCCGACGGACAGCGCCGTGCTCACCGATCCGAAAGTGACGGGCGGCCTCGCGTTGCAAACCAGCGGCCGCGAGTTCTATTTCCTGTGGGGCTTCCTGCGCTGGCGAACCGTGTTCGTGAACGGCGTGCGCTGGGACCAGCCGCGCGTGCCGACAGTGCAAGAGGAAATGGAGGGCATGCGCATGCAGATGCAACGCCAGGTCGACATGAAGGGCATCGGCGTACTGTTCCAATGA
- a CDS encoding DUF3304 domain-containing protein: MKTFIRLTIFLIVFLAGAGCSRAIDRAPAPLATEGEEVAQSEGDTMSLNLNALNYTEIPIGKFYVNGTWGGNVRSRIGSGGIGILCCVSLPKKWHPGLNITVEWRDDEMYKNDPNSLASRAVPVEKYEYFSDGFLWVLFFPGGKIKAYASKWMPGFPGFPEGLQAPNVACPGHFTLLNSDPRCPAPDKRIKP; the protein is encoded by the coding sequence ATGAAGACCTTTATTAGATTGACCATATTTCTGATTGTATTTCTGGCTGGTGCCGGTTGCTCGCGCGCAATAGATCGGGCGCCCGCTCCTCTCGCCACGGAAGGCGAAGAGGTCGCACAGTCGGAAGGCGACACGATGAGTCTGAACTTGAATGCGCTTAACTATACGGAGATTCCAATAGGGAAATTCTATGTCAATGGCACTTGGGGGGGGAATGTCAGATCCCGCATAGGAAGCGGTGGGATTGGCATCCTTTGTTGCGTTTCGCTGCCCAAAAAATGGCACCCCGGATTGAATATAACAGTCGAGTGGCGAGACGATGAGATGTATAAAAATGATCCAAATTCATTGGCAAGTCGAGCGGTTCCTGTCGAAAAATATGAATACTTCTCGGATGGATTCCTCTGGGTATTATTTTTCCCAGGCGGGAAAATTAAGGCCTATGCATCGAAATGGATGCCGGGATTTCCAGGGTTTCCAGAAGGACTGCAAGCGCCAAATGTGGCCTGCCCGGGACATTTCACCTTATTAAACAGTGATCCGCGATGCCCCGCGCCCGATAAAAGGATCAAACCATGA
- a CDS encoding DUF3304 domain-containing protein: MCLLALPGSVAACSRAMSDVSSRAGGKGAAVSQAGDDTMSLKLNALNYTDVPIGVFYVDGTWGSTVPSRIGSGGGQIICCVSLPSKWHPGLTVTLRWQDDTLYKKDPDAMASRVVSVKKCDHFSDGFLWVVLFPNDRIKVYASQWMPGFPGFPEGLQAPDSACPDHFTLLSDDPRCPHPDKRIKS; this comes from the coding sequence ATGTGCTTGCTTGCGCTGCCGGGCAGTGTTGCGGCGTGCTCGCGTGCGATGAGCGATGTGTCGTCGCGGGCGGGCGGGAAAGGCGCGGCGGTGTCGCAGGCGGGCGACGACACGATGAGTCTGAAGCTGAATGCGTTGAACTACACGGATGTGCCGATCGGCGTGTTTTACGTAGACGGTACGTGGGGCAGTACTGTTCCGTCGCGTATAGGTAGCGGTGGAGGGCAAATTATCTGCTGCGTGTCTCTGCCAAGTAAGTGGCATCCCGGCCTGACTGTAACGTTGCGGTGGCAAGACGACACGCTGTACAAGAAGGACCCGGACGCGATGGCGAGCCGGGTGGTTTCCGTCAAGAAGTGCGACCATTTCTCCGACGGATTTCTATGGGTGGTGTTGTTCCCGAATGACAGGATCAAGGTGTACGCATCGCAATGGATGCCCGGATTTCCGGGGTTCCCGGAAGGGCTGCAGGCGCCGGATAGCGCGTGTCCGGATCACTTCACGTTGCTGAGCGACGATCCGCGCTGTCCCCATCCCGATAAGAGAATCAAGTCATGA